Proteins encoded within one genomic window of Nilaparvata lugens isolate BPH chromosome 11, ASM1435652v1, whole genome shotgun sequence:
- the LOC120353489 gene encoding uncharacterized protein LOC120353489, whose product MTLSYKSSITNLKKHMERKHPTVQLSNVGLGCSRLDSASTGPSAPVTDEEAGTSSGSASTSIPLTSGSGSASASTSIPLTSESGSNPSSSRSVQEKPQTLITNFVPRKMTVSSKKKIDQSFLKLFTKDYQPFSIVEDEGFREYSEAMNPSYILPTRKMISNSLVPAAYEQCLNFLLELQILLPLLRFSDIWKMV is encoded by the exons ATGACATTATCGTACAAATCTTCAATTACGAACTTGAAGAAGCACATGGAACGAAAGCACCCAACTGTGCAATTGAGCAATGTAGGTTTAGGTTGCAGTAGGCTCGACTCAGCATCTACAGGGCCTTCAGCTCCAGTTACTG ATGAAGAAGCTGGGACTTCATCAGGATCAGCATCCACTTCCATTCCTCTCACTTCTGGATCTGGATCAGCATCAGCATCCACTTCCATTCCTCTCACTTCTGAATCTGGATCCAATCCATCTTCATCAAGAAGCGTACAGGAGAAACCACAAActttaataacaaattttgtaCCAAGAAAAATGACAGTGTcatcaaaaaagaaaattgatcagTCTTTTTTAAAGCTGTTCACCAAGGACTACCAACCTTTTTCTATAGTTGAAGATGAAGGATTCAGAGAATATTCTGAAGCCATGAATCCATCTTACATACTTCCTACCAgaaaaatgatttcaaatagCTTAGTTCCTGCAGCATATGAAcaatgtttgaattt CCTGCTGGAACTGCAAATTCTGCTGCCATTGTTGAGATTCAGCGATATTTGGAAGATGGTGTAA